The following are from one region of the Acidobacteriota bacterium genome:
- the glgP gene encoding alpha-glucan family phosphorylase produces the protein MPKNLAIPTLPTADIELPDEVARLYDLAYNLWWTWSPEADNLFSRIDRWAWEQYRNPVQMLINVKPSDWQALLDSDSFMSDFRDTLEAFDRYREGNTWFERQGGAPEGRTVAYFSMEYGLHQSLAIYSGGLGVLSGDHTKSASDLGLPLVAVGLLYRCGYFRQTIDPEGRQQHFYPEYDFTRLPLRPAIGQTRREVQVKVPLADREVTVQVWVAQVGRVPLVLLDTDVPDNPSALRPITNNLYVRGREMRLAQEVILGIGGARALAALGIEATIWHINEGHCALLQLERLRQVEKSGVGNLSDALRQIAAQTVFTTHTPVPAGNETFDRHLAQRYLVPFSGTFGMSTEDLLDLGASGRAGDDAFNLTALGLRSSAFSNAVSRLNAEVTNDMWRHLTRVPDGEEVHIQPITNGVHASTWIGREMKTLFERRLGSEWREDLLIDPQGASARLRELTDRELWSARQAQKERLVRFSRSRWRDQFARHGRSPQELEAVSELLDPTALLIGFARRFATYKRARLVFRDLDRLKQILWHREQPTMLLFAGKAHPADIPGQDLIRQIFELSQSPDFQGRVFFMEDYDMRIGQMMVQGVDVWLNTPRRPMEASGTSGQKAAMNGVPNLSILDGWWPEGFDGTNGWAIGSAEPRSGSEEDLDRLDAESLYDTLEQVAEEYYDRPADGPSERWSERVRSSIATVTPRFSSGRMVSDYARDAYLPALQRG, from the coding sequence ATGCCGAAGAACCTCGCCATCCCCACTCTGCCCACCGCCGATATCGAATTGCCGGACGAGGTGGCGAGGCTCTACGACCTGGCCTACAACCTGTGGTGGACCTGGAGCCCGGAGGCGGACAATTTGTTCTCCCGCATCGATCGCTGGGCCTGGGAGCAGTACCGCAATCCGGTGCAGATGCTGATCAACGTCAAGCCCTCGGACTGGCAAGCGCTGCTCGACAGCGACTCCTTCATGAGCGACTTCCGAGACACCCTAGAGGCCTTTGATCGCTACCGCGAAGGGAACACCTGGTTCGAGCGCCAGGGTGGGGCGCCGGAGGGACGGACGGTGGCCTATTTCTCGATGGAGTACGGCCTGCACCAGAGCCTGGCGATCTATTCCGGCGGCTTGGGGGTGCTGTCCGGCGACCACACCAAGAGCGCCAGCGATCTCGGCCTGCCGCTGGTGGCGGTGGGTTTGCTCTACCGCTGCGGTTATTTCCGCCAGACGATCGATCCGGAGGGTCGCCAGCAGCACTTCTACCCGGAGTACGACTTCACCCGCCTGCCGCTGCGGCCGGCGATCGGCCAAACTCGCCGGGAAGTGCAGGTCAAGGTGCCCCTGGCGGACCGTGAAGTGACGGTGCAGGTGTGGGTGGCGCAGGTCGGCCGGGTGCCCTTGGTCCTGCTCGATACGGACGTGCCGGACAACCCTTCCGCCCTCCGGCCGATCACCAACAATCTCTACGTGCGCGGCCGCGAGATGCGCCTGGCGCAGGAGGTGATCCTCGGCATCGGCGGCGCCCGGGCGCTGGCCGCCCTCGGCATCGAGGCGACGATATGGCATATCAACGAAGGACACTGCGCTCTGCTGCAACTCGAGCGATTGCGCCAGGTGGAGAAGTCCGGGGTGGGCAACCTCTCCGATGCCCTGCGGCAGATCGCCGCGCAGACGGTGTTTACCACCCACACGCCGGTGCCGGCGGGCAACGAAACCTTCGACCGCCACCTGGCGCAGCGCTACCTGGTGCCGTTCTCCGGTACCTTCGGGATGAGCACCGAAGATCTTCTCGACCTCGGCGCGAGCGGCCGAGCCGGCGACGATGCCTTCAATTTGACCGCCCTCGGACTGCGCTCGAGCGCCTTTTCGAACGCCGTCAGCCGCCTCAACGCCGAGGTGACCAATGACATGTGGCGCCATCTCACCCGGGTGCCGGACGGCGAAGAGGTGCATATCCAGCCGATCACCAACGGCGTCCACGCCTCCACCTGGATCGGCCGCGAGATGAAGACGCTTTTCGAACGGCGCCTGGGCTCCGAATGGCGAGAGGATTTGTTGATCGATCCGCAAGGCGCCAGCGCCCGGCTACGGGAACTGACGGACCGCGAGCTGTGGAGTGCCCGGCAGGCCCAAAAGGAGCGCCTGGTGCGCTTTTCCCGCTCCCGCTGGCGCGACCAGTTCGCCCGCCACGGGCGCTCGCCGCAAGAGTTGGAAGCGGTCTCGGAACTGCTCGATCCGACGGCCCTGCTGATCGGCTTCGCGCGGCGTTTCGCCACCTACAAGCGAGCGCGGCTGGTGTTTCGCGACCTCGACCGGCTGAAGCAAATCCTGTGGCACCGCGAGCAGCCCACCATGCTGCTGTTTGCCGGCAAGGCCCATCCGGCAGATATTCCGGGGCAGGACTTGATTCGGCAGATCTTCGAGCTGAGCCAATCACCGGACTTCCAGGGTCGAGTCTTCTTCATGGAGGACTACGACATGCGCATCGGCCAGATGATGGTGCAGGGCGTGGATGTGTGGCTCAACACCCCGCGCCGCCCGATGGAGGCGAGCGGCACCAGCGGCCAGAAGGCAGCGATGAACGGCGTGCCGAACCTGTCGATCCTCGACGGCTGGTGGCCGGAGGGCTTCGACGGCACCAACGGCTGGGCGATCGGCAGCGCCGAGCCGCGCTCCGGCAGCGAGGAAGACCTCGACCGCCTGGACGCGGAGTCCCTCTACGACACCCTCGAACAAGTGGCCGAGGAGTACTATGACCGGCCGGCAGACGGCCCCTCGGAGCGCTGGTCGGAGCGGGTGCGCAGCTCCATCGCCACCGTTACGCCGCGTTTCTCGAGCGGCCGCATGGTCAGCGACTACGCCCGCGACGCCTACCTGCCGGCGCTCCAGCGCGGTTAG
- a CDS encoding SRPBCC domain-containing protein: MTALRPPGLALELDRWFAAPIERVFEAFTDPALLQQWWGPNGFVIEELTFPARVGESYRVALRAPDGSRYAHVGRFREVSPPTRLSYSWEWVEGPLQRGETMVELTFEREGDGTRVVLRHSHFGDSASRDAHRGWPDSFDRLVLWLADRDPQYPSGQVQH; encoded by the coding sequence TTGACCGCTCTCCGCCCGCCCGGCCTCGCCCTCGAACTCGATCGCTGGTTCGCGGCACCGATCGAACGCGTGTTCGAGGCCTTTACGGACCCGGCCCTGCTCCAGCAATGGTGGGGGCCGAACGGTTTTGTGATCGAAGAACTGACCTTCCCGGCGAGGGTGGGGGAGAGCTACCGGGTGGCCCTGAGGGCGCCGGACGGCTCGCGCTACGCGCACGTCGGTCGCTTCCGGGAGGTCTCACCGCCGACCCGCTTGTCCTATAGCTGGGAGTGGGTCGAGGGTCCTCTCCAGCGGGGGGAGACGATGGTCGAACTCACCTTCGAACGGGAGGGCGACGGTACGCGGGTGGTGCTCAGACACAGCCACTTCGGCGATTCCGCCTCGCGCGACGCTCACCGGGGATGGCCGGATTCCTTCGATCGTTTGGTTCTGTGGCTGGCGGATCGAGATCCTCAATACCCCTCAGGGCAGGTCCAGCACTAG
- a CDS encoding metalloregulator ArsR/SmtB family transcription factor: MDFGADSRSCQFVRTESSMVSPIGESNFSRRLPLFVSQRARHATLVDMQTSHSQHLDSLFQALSDPTRRGILRELAKGEATVGQLSLPFSLAPSTMTKHLTVLERAGLVERTRDGRHRRNRLTPRPLWEGLGWLEEMRHLWSEQLDALEALLDRERRGGTEN; this comes from the coding sequence ATGGACTTCGGTGCGGACTCCCGGTCATGCCAATTTGTACGCACAGAGAGTTCAATGGTTTCGCCAATAGGCGAATCAAATTTTTCTAGACGACTCCCGCTATTTGTGTCTCAGCGCGCCCGTCATGCTACGCTGGTGGACATGCAAACCTCTCATTCACAGCATTTGGACTCGCTATTCCAAGCCCTTTCGGATCCGACACGTCGGGGAATACTTCGCGAACTGGCGAAAGGAGAGGCAACAGTGGGCCAGCTCTCGCTGCCTTTTTCCCTCGCTCCGTCGACCATGACCAAGCATCTGACGGTGTTGGAGCGTGCCGGGCTGGTGGAGCGCACCCGCGACGGCCGCCACCGCCGCAACCGGCTCACTCCGCGTCCGCTATGGGAGGGGCTCGGCTGGCTGGAAGAGATGCGCCATCTGTGGTCTGAGCAACTGGACGCCCTGGAAGCGCTGCTCGATCGGGAGAGGCGCGGAGGAACGGAGAATTGA
- a CDS encoding alpha/beta hydrolase domain-containing protein, which produces MHRKNSLGTVLLVIAAWTWSTGLLGIESERIPTTPSSQPFFAAPVDLGAYGFTEEEFIVRGSTNVYEYGPLGKVRVQTADVPYESRILVRRPRRGHFNGVVLLELLNPTAGHDIDFEWHYNREMLLRQGYAWVGATIKDVAIDYLRNWDPDRYSTLHMVDNGLAYGFTTQLGALLRDLGNPDNPLARYPVEVLIGTGYSQTADYLTTFANEFHETSLLPDGRHTFDGYLNAGGNGAARGINSSDPIRYFDERRYRRVDAPLIQVQSESEVAIFFYSSVNTRQPDSETFRLYEIAGGSHADGEGLRRTGEVVSRDIGGPVLPPCGEPLSPLSIGPVHRASLTNLVRWIRYGVAPPPGRWLETDAAGNVIRDENGNVRGGLRVPTLEVPLGTYEPGNLGPLPCPVAGAHFRFDEETLDELYPTHRSYVRQVTRSAFRSALRGDLRWDDALRYALEAARSDVGR; this is translated from the coding sequence ATGCATCGCAAAAACAGTCTGGGAACAGTGCTTCTGGTGATCGCAGCGTGGACCTGGTCCACCGGCCTGTTGGGGATCGAGAGTGAGCGGATCCCGACGACCCCAAGCTCTCAGCCTTTTTTCGCCGCGCCGGTCGATTTGGGCGCCTACGGGTTCACCGAAGAAGAGTTCATCGTTCGTGGTTCCACCAATGTCTACGAATACGGCCCACTGGGTAAGGTGCGGGTGCAGACCGCCGACGTTCCCTACGAGAGCCGCATCCTGGTGAGGCGGCCGAGGCGCGGGCACTTCAACGGCGTCGTGCTGTTGGAATTGTTGAATCCGACGGCCGGCCACGACATCGACTTCGAGTGGCACTACAACCGGGAGATGCTCCTGCGTCAGGGGTATGCGTGGGTCGGCGCCACCATCAAAGACGTCGCCATCGACTATCTCCGCAACTGGGATCCGGATCGCTACTCGACCCTCCACATGGTGGACAACGGCCTTGCCTACGGATTCACTACCCAGCTCGGCGCCCTCCTGCGCGACCTCGGCAATCCTGACAATCCCCTGGCCCGCTATCCGGTGGAAGTGTTGATCGGCACCGGTTACTCCCAAACCGCCGATTACCTGACCACCTTTGCCAACGAGTTCCACGAAACGTCTCTCCTACCGGACGGTCGGCACACCTTCGACGGCTATCTCAACGCCGGCGGCAATGGCGCCGCCCGGGGAATCAACAGTTCGGATCCCATTCGCTACTTCGACGAGCGCCGCTATCGCCGGGTGGATGCGCCGCTGATCCAGGTGCAATCGGAGAGCGAGGTGGCGATCTTCTTCTATTCGAGCGTCAACACCCGGCAGCCGGATTCGGAGACCTTCCGGCTGTACGAAATCGCCGGCGGTTCCCACGCCGACGGCGAGGGCCTGAGGCGCACCGGCGAGGTGGTCTCACGGGACATCGGTGGACCGGTGCTACCGCCGTGCGGTGAACCCCTGAGCCCACTGTCCATCGGGCCGGTGCATCGCGCGAGCCTGACCAACCTGGTGCGCTGGATCCGCTACGGCGTCGCGCCGCCGCCGGGCCGCTGGCTCGAGACCGACGCCGCCGGCAACGTGATCCGCGATGAGAACGGCAATGTACGTGGCGGCCTTCGGGTGCCGACCCTCGAGGTGCCCCTGGGGACCTACGAACCGGGCAACCTGGGGCCGCTACCGTGTCCGGTGGCTGGTGCGCACTTCCGGTTCGATGAGGAGACTCTGGATGAGCTCTACCCCACCCACCGGAGCTACGTCCGGCAGGTCACCCGCTCCGCCTTCCGCTCCGCTCTGCGCGGCGATCTGCGCTGGGACGACGCCCTACGCTACGCCCTCGAAGCCGCCCGCTCGGATGTCGGTCGCTAG
- a CDS encoding YraN family protein, whose translation MAIRLERFRGLLDTASRGRLAEREARRWLVRNGFRILRSNVASRSGEVDLVAVEAGVLCFVEIKARSGPSFGTAAAAVTLTKRRKLVREAERWLRRHPWEGPCRFDVLALDRVLEGGSAVWRIHLIRGAFELDERH comes from the coding sequence ATGGCGATTCGACTGGAGCGGTTTCGTGGACTCCTCGACACCGCCTCCCGCGGCAGATTGGCGGAGCGGGAGGCTCGGCGGTGGCTGGTGCGGAACGGGTTTCGCATCCTCCGCAGCAACGTAGCCTCCCGCTCCGGGGAGGTCGATCTGGTGGCGGTAGAGGCCGGAGTGCTGTGTTTCGTGGAGATCAAGGCACGGTCCGGCCCGAGCTTCGGCACCGCTGCCGCGGCGGTCACCCTGACCAAGCGGCGAAAGCTCGTGCGCGAGGCCGAACGGTGGCTGCGTCGGCACCCTTGGGAGGGCCCGTGCCGATTCGACGTGCTGGCTTTGGACCGAGTGCTCGAAGGCGGATCCGCGGTTTGGCGTATCCACCTGATTCGTGGTGCTTTCGAGCTGGACGAGAGGCACTGA
- a CDS encoding ECF-type sigma factor translates to MSSASTGITALLHACDGAAGREAFDRLMPAVLTELRQIARRQLCGERRGISLSPTALVSELYLRWCRQTAPRWRDRGQFFAVAAAQIRRILVDHARWKRAAKRGPEGSRGPFPEEAKGPALRPAQDGLADSLDLQRALAKLEGLDPELRRLVDLRFFLGFSAAETAKAMAISERTVMRRWAWARAWLVRELGRPSPPS, encoded by the coding sequence ATGAGCAGCGCGTCGACCGGCATAACGGCTCTGCTTCATGCCTGCGACGGCGCCGCTGGCCGCGAGGCCTTCGACCGGTTGATGCCCGCGGTGCTGACAGAGCTCCGGCAGATCGCACGGCGTCAGCTCTGCGGAGAACGCAGAGGAATCTCCCTATCGCCCACCGCTCTGGTCAGCGAGCTGTATCTGCGTTGGTGCCGCCAGACGGCGCCTCGCTGGCGGGATCGTGGTCAGTTCTTCGCCGTCGCGGCGGCTCAGATCCGTCGTATCCTGGTCGATCATGCGCGCTGGAAACGGGCCGCAAAGCGTGGCCCGGAAGGATCACGGGGCCCGTTTCCAGAAGAGGCGAAAGGTCCAGCCCTTCGCCCGGCGCAGGACGGATTGGCCGACTCTCTCGACCTCCAACGCGCCCTCGCCAAGCTCGAAGGCCTCGATCCGGAGCTCCGGCGCCTAGTCGATCTGCGCTTCTTCCTCGGCTTCTCGGCGGCGGAAACGGCGAAGGCGATGGCAATTTCGGAGCGAACCGTAATGCGTCGCTGGGCGTGGGCGAGGGCGTGGCTGGTCCGGGAGCTGGGCCGCCCGTCGCCGCCGTCATGA
- a CDS encoding serine/threonine-protein kinase, whose protein sequence is MTATTWRRARRIFEASLDRPTAVRSRFVEQAAGGDRALHADVRELLRAHRAAEGRLPEPWPSRGSPEAPPLAAGDRVGAYSVVRELGRGGMGWVFLAERADQAFQKLVAIKLVSPGAILPEVFDHLLEERHILAQLEHPNVARLLDGGSTENGLPYLVMEYVAGIPIDRFCRDWNLPIEARIGLFRQVCEAVHFAHQNLIIHRDIKPGNILVTSTGTAKLLDFGLARWTRRQPIEAPRRALRPLTPEYASPEQLRGEPLSTATDIFSLGVLLYELLTDRRLFRGESSSHGLVKYLSRGTPIQPSVALDPPSPAAGSRDGPQGLSNRLLSRRLAGDLDHIVLCALQEKPAERYPSVQRLSDDLQRHLDHLPVSARGHTAVYRSVKFIRRHKALVAIVGIAVLVLSFSTGLLAVQQRRLVAERDVSQAALTRAETVERFTVELFTEADPAMAGSSYFRLREGMLDAGVRRIRSELASQPEVRASLMTQIGAAYGRMGLFDKALPLLRDAHALRIAVLPEGHPDLAESQLELGSLWADQSRFAKADLMLRRALKWTVRASGPESPEVADCLHELAQLTRDRGDRAAAEPMLRRALELRRRWLGDDHPKVAESLRGLGDWAWDESDGSAAEGYWKEALEINRKSLGPHHPSVAAGLADLAYAASLRGDQEESEVLFLEGLELGREVFGENHSQLARILYGLAWIDQHRGHLATAEERYRQVLAMNRSLFDGDHVHIAGSLNALARVHQAQGRFALAESMFQEALAMNQRLVGDDHGHIAITLLFLAELYSAQGEWQKAEPLLQRALPMARRAFVEDHRMVARLEYRLAEVWVESGRVADAELLARRAIASLEKAFPPQAPSLLEARRILERCIQASA, encoded by the coding sequence ATGACGGCGACAACGTGGCGCCGCGCGCGGCGGATCTTCGAGGCTTCCCTGGATCGGCCCACCGCCGTGCGGTCCCGCTTCGTGGAACAGGCGGCCGGAGGCGACCGCGCTCTCCATGCCGATGTCCGCGAGCTGTTGAGAGCCCATCGCGCGGCGGAGGGTCGGTTGCCTGAGCCATGGCCCTCCCGCGGCTCGCCGGAGGCTCCTCCCCTCGCCGCCGGCGATCGGGTCGGCGCCTATTCGGTGGTGCGCGAACTCGGCCGGGGCGGAATGGGCTGGGTGTTCCTGGCGGAACGCGCCGATCAGGCCTTTCAGAAACTCGTCGCCATCAAGCTGGTGAGCCCGGGAGCGATCCTCCCCGAAGTGTTCGACCACCTGCTCGAAGAGCGCCACATCCTGGCGCAGCTCGAACATCCGAATGTAGCCCGTCTGCTCGACGGAGGCAGCACCGAAAACGGCCTCCCCTACCTGGTGATGGAGTATGTGGCGGGTATCCCGATCGACCGCTTTTGCCGCGACTGGAACCTGCCGATCGAGGCTCGTATTGGGCTATTTCGGCAGGTTTGCGAAGCGGTCCACTTTGCCCACCAGAACCTGATCATCCACCGCGATATCAAGCCCGGCAACATCCTGGTGACCAGCACCGGCACGGCCAAGCTGCTCGACTTTGGCCTCGCCCGCTGGACCCGCCGACAGCCGATCGAAGCGCCGCGCCGCGCCCTGCGTCCCCTGACGCCGGAGTACGCCAGCCCGGAGCAGCTTCGCGGCGAGCCATTGAGTACCGCCACGGACATCTTTTCCCTCGGCGTGTTGCTCTACGAACTTTTGACCGACCGCCGCCTGTTCCGCGGCGAGAGCAGTTCCCATGGCCTGGTGAAGTACCTCTCCAGAGGGACTCCGATCCAGCCCAGCGTCGCCTTGGACCCGCCCTCGCCCGCCGCCGGATCCAGGGACGGGCCGCAAGGCCTATCGAACCGTCTTCTCAGCCGGCGCCTGGCCGGGGACCTCGATCACATTGTCCTGTGCGCTCTCCAAGAGAAGCCGGCGGAGCGCTACCCTTCGGTTCAGCGCCTGTCGGACGATCTCCAGCGCCATCTCGACCACCTCCCGGTGTCGGCCCGCGGCCACACTGCCGTCTACCGCAGCGTGAAGTTCATTCGGCGGCACAAGGCTCTCGTTGCCATCGTCGGAATCGCCGTCCTGGTGTTGTCCTTCTCCACCGGTCTCTTGGCGGTGCAGCAACGGCGGCTGGTGGCGGAACGCGACGTTTCACAGGCCGCTCTGACGCGGGCGGAAACGGTCGAACGATTCACCGTTGAGCTGTTTACCGAGGCCGATCCTGCGATGGCCGGGTCGAGCTATTTCCGCCTGCGCGAAGGAATGCTCGATGCGGGAGTCCGGCGGATCCGTTCGGAACTCGCCTCGCAGCCGGAGGTGCGGGCGTCCTTGATGACCCAGATCGGAGCGGCCTACGGACGGATGGGCCTGTTCGACAAAGCCCTGCCCCTGCTGCGGGACGCCCATGCGCTGAGGATCGCGGTGTTGCCGGAGGGACATCCGGACCTCGCCGAGAGTCAGCTTGAACTCGGTAGCCTGTGGGCGGACCAAAGCCGCTTCGCCAAAGCCGATCTGATGTTGCGCCGTGCTCTGAAATGGACCGTTCGCGCCTCCGGCCCAGAGTCTCCTGAGGTTGCCGACTGCCTCCACGAACTGGCCCAATTGACCCGCGATCGCGGCGACCGGGCGGCTGCCGAGCCGATGCTCCGCAGGGCTCTTGAGCTACGCCGGCGGTGGCTCGGCGATGATCATCCCAAGGTGGCGGAGAGCCTGCGGGGCTTGGGCGACTGGGCGTGGGACGAAAGCGACGGATCCGCCGCCGAGGGCTACTGGAAGGAAGCCCTGGAGATCAACCGCAAGAGCCTTGGACCCCATCATCCGAGTGTCGCCGCCGGTCTCGCTGACCTCGCCTATGCGGCCTCGCTACGCGGTGATCAGGAAGAATCCGAGGTGCTCTTTCTCGAGGGCCTGGAGCTGGGGCGAGAGGTCTTCGGAGAGAACCACTCCCAGCTCGCGCGCATCCTCTACGGTCTCGCATGGATCGATCAACACCGCGGCCATCTCGCAACCGCCGAAGAGCGCTATCGCCAGGTCCTCGCCATGAATCGCAGTCTGTTCGACGGGGATCATGTCCACATCGCCGGCAGCCTCAATGCCCTGGCCCGGGTGCACCAAGCGCAGGGGCGTTTCGCACTGGCGGAGTCGATGTTTCAGGAAGCTCTGGCGATGAATCAGCGCCTGGTCGGTGACGATCATGGGCACATCGCGATCACCCTTCTCTTTCTCGCCGAGCTGTACTCCGCCCAGGGCGAGTGGCAGAAAGCCGAGCCCTTGCTCCAGCGAGCCCTGCCGATGGCTCGGCGGGCTTTCGTCGAGGACCACCGCATGGTGGCTCGGTTGGAGTACCGGCTGGCGGAAGTGTGGGTCGAATCCGGCAGAGTCGCCGACGCCGAACTCCTTGCGCGCCGGGCCATCGCCTCTTTGGAAAAGGCTTTCCCGCCACAAGCCCCGAGCCTCCTCGAAGCCCGCCGGATCCTCGAGCGCTGCATCCAGGCGTCCGCCTGA
- a CDS encoding cohesin domain-containing protein, whose amino-acid sequence MSVSRWTPFVARPEPALGSFLLVVLLLLLPGCGGGGGGGGPTAPPPPPPQGIVFTPATGGGVTISMVQVGQNATTLTLDVTATGVTDLYGVAFDLQFPSQLFDLVNSSEQPFLSQSGGTPTTLQVNEVSAGQVVVGFTRLGGVSGVSGTGALVRLTFQAKASGSGGFAFSRNQTFSPAGTLGGISWLGGSVQVTL is encoded by the coding sequence ATGAGCGTCTCCCGCTGGACGCCGTTCGTCGCCCGCCCCGAGCCGGCTCTCGGATCGTTTCTTCTCGTCGTGCTTTTGCTGCTCCTACCGGGCTGCGGCGGCGGCGGCGGAGGAGGAGGTCCGACGGCGCCGCCGCCACCGCCGCCGCAGGGCATCGTCTTCACTCCGGCCACCGGCGGCGGCGTGACCATCTCCATGGTTCAGGTGGGGCAGAACGCGACGACCCTGACCTTGGACGTCACCGCCACCGGCGTGACGGATCTTTACGGTGTCGCCTTCGATCTGCAGTTTCCCTCGCAACTGTTCGACCTCGTCAACTCGTCGGAACAGCCCTTTCTCAGCCAAAGCGGCGGAACTCCCACCACCCTCCAGGTCAACGAGGTGTCCGCCGGCCAGGTCGTGGTCGGCTTCACCCGCCTCGGCGGTGTATCCGGCGTGTCCGGAACCGGCGCGCTGGTGCGCCTGACCTTCCAGGCCAAGGCCAGCGGCAGCGGCGGTTTCGCCTTTTCCCGCAATCAAACCTTCTCGCCGGCGGGAACTCTCGGCGGAATTTCCTGGCTGGGCGGCTCGGTGCAGGTCACTCTGTAG
- the def gene encoding peptide deformylase, with translation MARRPIRSIPDPILRQTCEEVTIFDGELERLAEDMVETMYAAPGIGLAAPQVGIAKRLAVVDVSVGEEPDQLKILVNPRISNPRGETSELEGCLSIPELTDKVRRPAVIQVDYQDLQGNAHTMEAEEWTARAISHEVDHLDGILFVDHLRGLRRERMRRQLKKLLRSLEQDKVTA, from the coding sequence ATGGCTCGACGACCCATTCGCAGCATCCCCGATCCCATCCTGCGCCAGACCTGCGAGGAGGTGACGATCTTCGACGGAGAGCTGGAGCGGTTGGCCGAAGACATGGTGGAAACCATGTACGCAGCGCCTGGGATCGGCCTTGCGGCGCCCCAGGTGGGGATTGCGAAGCGGTTGGCGGTGGTGGACGTTTCCGTCGGCGAAGAGCCGGACCAGCTCAAGATCCTGGTCAATCCGCGGATCAGCAACCCGCGCGGTGAGACATCGGAACTCGAAGGCTGTCTCTCGATTCCGGAGTTGACGGACAAAGTCCGCCGGCCGGCGGTGATCCAGGTCGACTACCAGGATCTCCAGGGCAATGCCCACACCATGGAAGCGGAAGAGTGGACGGCCCGGGCGATCAGCCACGAGGTGGATCATCTCGACGGCATCTTGTTCGTCGATCATCTGCGGGGGCTGCGCCGTGAACGCATGCGCCGCCAGCTCAAGAAACTGCTGCGCAGCCTCGAACAGGATAAAGTCACCGCATGA
- a CDS encoding cyclic nucleotide-binding domain-containing protein — protein MVFKGLFKGGGSKDGPAESLTVDDLIVLERYEEAEDRLQARVRSHPHDLHAHLKLAEVLAALRKLDLAVASYSLVADEYAQEGQYDKGLAVLSRALKSAPLDQNLARKIELYRLARKLDHKRLAVAKGLREGRMPATTAETWILQLPRLWKKIMTSDLIMRLSGEELERLFAACEILRISTGRPLVRAGQNQAELYWVVSGVVEATYRGSRAALRSFSSQDLIGERALLEQEPWPCDLIVKEKAVVVRLDREGLERAMRGNSDPRGLIALLRAQDHDRQLQKLVDSMEQSG, from the coding sequence GTGGTCTTCAAGGGGCTGTTCAAGGGAGGAGGCTCGAAAGATGGGCCGGCCGAATCTCTCACCGTCGACGATCTGATCGTTCTCGAGCGGTACGAAGAGGCGGAGGATCGCCTACAGGCCAGGGTTCGCTCTCACCCGCACGATCTCCATGCCCATCTCAAGCTGGCAGAGGTTCTGGCCGCCCTCCGAAAGTTGGATCTCGCCGTGGCGTCGTACTCCCTGGTGGCTGACGAATACGCCCAGGAAGGGCAATACGACAAGGGCTTGGCGGTGCTCTCCCGCGCCCTCAAAAGTGCACCGCTGGACCAGAATCTCGCTCGCAAGATCGAACTCTACCGACTGGCGCGCAAGCTGGATCACAAACGGTTGGCGGTGGCTAAGGGTTTGCGCGAGGGACGCATGCCGGCGACCACCGCCGAAACCTGGATTCTGCAGCTCCCCCGCCTGTGGAAGAAGATCATGACCAGCGACCTGATCATGCGGTTGAGCGGCGAGGAACTGGAGCGCCTGTTCGCGGCCTGCGAGATCCTGCGCATTTCCACCGGCCGGCCGCTGGTGCGGGCGGGGCAGAACCAGGCCGAGCTCTACTGGGTGGTGAGCGGTGTTGTCGAGGCGACCTACCGGGGATCGCGAGCTGCGCTGCGCTCCTTCAGCTCGCAGGACCTCATCGGCGAGAGGGCGCTCCTGGAGCAGGAGCCCTGGCCCTGCGATCTGATCGTCAAGGAGAAGGCGGTGGTCGTTCGCTTGGACCGCGAGGGCCTGGAGCGGGCGATGCGGGGCAACTCCGATCCGCGGGGACTGATCGCCCTGCTGCGCGCCCAGGATCATGACCGGCAACTCCAGAAATTGGTAGACTCGATGGAGCAGAGCGGGTAG